One Paraburkholderia phytofirmans OLGA172 genomic window carries:
- a CDS encoding TetR/AcrR family transcriptional regulator gives MPNTSNRPTAKRPTRAAPVSPVAVSEEREPRGARRKRETRARLLDAALTLMAEKGMEGVAINEITEAADVGFGSFYNHFESKEAIYATLVDNVFEEFADMLDRLTRGLSDPAEVIAVSVRHTLMRARRDPVWGRFLIREGFSARVLSRGLGQRLLRDIGNGIAARRFVVADPFIGFLSVGGTVLAAVAAELNFVAPGALAAQLLDELGFSGEHFAERTAATLLQTLGLKRAEAEKIAMRELPLVEAEVDDE, from the coding sequence ATGCCGAACACTTCAAATCGCCCGACAGCAAAGCGTCCTACCCGTGCGGCACCAGTCTCCCCGGTTGCCGTTTCCGAAGAACGCGAGCCGCGCGGCGCCCGTCGCAAGCGCGAGACGCGCGCCCGCCTGCTCGACGCCGCCCTCACGCTGATGGCCGAAAAGGGCATGGAAGGCGTAGCCATCAACGAAATCACCGAGGCCGCCGACGTCGGCTTCGGCTCGTTCTACAACCACTTCGAGTCGAAGGAAGCCATCTACGCGACGCTTGTGGACAACGTGTTCGAGGAATTTGCCGACATGCTGGATCGCCTCACCAGGGGCCTGTCCGACCCCGCTGAAGTGATCGCCGTCTCGGTTCGCCATACCCTGATGCGTGCACGGCGCGATCCGGTATGGGGACGCTTCCTGATACGCGAAGGGTTTTCAGCGCGCGTCCTGAGCCGCGGCCTGGGTCAGCGGCTGCTGCGGGATATCGGAAATGGCATCGCCGCCAGGCGCTTTGTGGTCGCCGACCCCTTCATCGGCTTTCTTTCGGTGGGCGGTACGGTACTCGCGGCAGTTGCCGCCGAGCTGAATTTCGTCGCGCCGGGCGCGCTGGCGGCGCAGCTGCTCGACGAGCTTGGCTTCAGCGGAGAGCACTTCGCCGAGCGCACAGCAGCGACGCTTCTGCAAACACTCGGGCTCAAGCGCGCGGAGGCGGAGAAGATTGCAATGCGAGAGTTGCCACTCGTCGAGGCGGAAGTCGATGACGAATGA
- a CDS encoding bifunctional 3-(3-hydroxy-phenyl)propionate/3-hydroxycinnamic acid hydroxylase translates to MQHGESDAPTGEFPPAVDVLLVGYGPVGATIANLLARQGVSVMVVDRSTEIFMAPRAIALDNEALRILQLAGVAESEFETIAIPYVHMRSPMLGLFGRVNSLGSLDGHPKLVTFYQPDLERCLRARLERYDCAHVALGVELKSYTEDRDHVLASLDIGQGRIRVVRARYLVGADGASSLVRQLIGQEFKGKTFGEDWLIVDARHVPRPIDHIEFICDHRRPIPHMVAPGGRERWEFMLRPGERREEMESEARIRELLSPWGNVEDMIIERKAVYRFHARAVDAFSKGRVFLAGDAAHITPPFVGQGLVAGLRDAANLCWKLAWVVKGRADPRILDTYDQERRPHAKAMINLAKFMAKLVMPRSGVVALLTHGLMRLSRLVPRLRVQFEELQIKPKNAFRDGLFVKGRSSTKLVRGAVIAQGWVRGSDGSTRLSDDVLGQGLTLIGFGVDAAAALEHVTAATFARAGGRVVQIAHRGQRLHLAPRDSWEDLEGVFLPGLVPAGWAAVVRPDKTIVHDGPATEANRIVRESLALLGSPVSAPTPEVESAIRTA, encoded by the coding sequence ATCCAGCATGGCGAGAGTGATGCGCCGACCGGGGAATTTCCGCCAGCCGTAGATGTTTTGTTGGTGGGTTATGGACCGGTGGGTGCAACGATTGCCAATCTGTTGGCACGGCAGGGTGTGAGCGTGATGGTTGTCGACAGGTCGACTGAAATATTCATGGCGCCCCGTGCGATCGCGCTCGATAACGAAGCGCTGCGCATCCTTCAGCTTGCCGGCGTTGCGGAGAGCGAATTCGAGACGATTGCCATACCGTATGTCCACATGAGGTCACCCATGCTGGGCCTGTTCGGCAGGGTGAATTCGCTGGGCAGCCTGGACGGCCATCCGAAGCTCGTCACCTTCTACCAGCCAGACCTGGAGCGGTGCCTGCGCGCCCGGCTCGAGAGATACGACTGTGCGCATGTCGCGCTGGGGGTCGAGCTCAAGAGCTACACGGAGGACCGGGATCATGTGCTCGCATCGTTAGATATTGGACAGGGGCGCATTCGTGTAGTCCGCGCCCGCTATCTGGTCGGCGCGGACGGGGCGAGTTCATTGGTACGCCAGCTCATCGGGCAGGAATTCAAGGGCAAGACGTTCGGCGAGGACTGGCTGATCGTCGACGCCCGTCACGTACCGCGTCCGATCGATCACATCGAGTTCATCTGCGATCACCGTCGGCCGATCCCGCATATGGTCGCGCCTGGCGGCCGTGAACGCTGGGAATTCATGCTGCGGCCTGGCGAGCGTCGCGAGGAGATGGAATCCGAGGCGCGTATCCGGGAATTGCTGTCCCCATGGGGCAATGTCGAAGACATGATCATCGAGCGCAAGGCCGTGTATCGCTTCCATGCGCGCGCTGTCGATGCATTCAGCAAGGGCCGGGTGTTCCTGGCGGGCGACGCGGCCCACATCACGCCTCCCTTCGTCGGGCAAGGGTTGGTCGCAGGTCTTCGGGACGCAGCCAACCTTTGCTGGAAGCTCGCATGGGTGGTGAAAGGACGTGCCGACCCAAGGATTCTCGATACCTATGACCAGGAGCGGCGCCCCCACGCGAAGGCGATGATCAACCTGGCGAAGTTCATGGCCAAGCTCGTCATGCCCCGAAGTGGTGTCGTCGCACTATTGACTCACGGGCTGATGCGTCTGTCGAGACTGGTGCCGCGCCTGCGCGTGCAATTCGAAGAACTGCAGATCAAGCCGAAGAATGCGTTCCGCGACGGGCTGTTCGTCAAGGGTCGCTCTTCGACGAAGCTTGTTCGTGGCGCGGTCATCGCGCAAGGCTGGGTGAGAGGTTCGGATGGCTCCACGCGTCTGAGCGACGACGTGCTCGGGCAGGGCCTCACGCTGATCGGGTTTGGCGTGGATGCGGCGGCTGCGCTCGAGCACGTGACGGCCGCAACGTTTGCGCGTGCCGGCGGCCGCGTTGTCCAGATTGCACATCGGGGGCAACGGCTGCATCTTGCCCCGCGCGATAGCTGGGAAGACCTCGAAGGCGTATTTCTTCCCGGGCTGGTGCCCGCCGGGTGGGCTGCCGTAGTCCGGCCCGACAAGACAATCGTCCACGACGGCCCGGCCACCGAAGCAAACCGTATCGTGCGCGAGAGTCTTGCCTTGCTGGGTAGTCCCGTGAGCGCGCCGACACCGGAAGTCGAATCCGCTATTCGAACCGCCTGA
- a CDS encoding VOC family protein: MNLTTAQPARHPDPTTKASALAYLIFDRQDLGKAEQFLNDFGLLTVSRSEALLLLRGTGASHFCYVVRKAPKSRFVGFGLQVDNRADLDALAKVPGASEVERSPLPGGGYSVRLTDPSGFRVDAICGQAPVSTLSHRPPLPFNSVDAAVRINGTQRPPECAPEVIRLGHVVLELADYQETCAWYTQHFGFIPSDVQVLPDGSPVVAFMRLDLGDKPADHHTLALAQGFLPTYSHSAYEVVDADAVGMGQRVLREKGWTHAWGIGRHILGSQIFDYWQDPCGDKHEHYCDGDLFTADAPTGVHAVSREAMAQWGPTMPRSFTKPKFTPVSIVTLFRNLRRSPDLTLSKLRTLAKLFA, translated from the coding sequence ATGAACCTGACCACTGCACAGCCGGCTCGCCACCCCGATCCCACGACGAAAGCGTCGGCATTAGCCTATCTGATATTCGACCGGCAGGACCTCGGGAAAGCCGAGCAGTTTCTCAATGATTTCGGGCTACTGACCGTATCGCGCAGTGAAGCGCTATTGCTTCTGCGGGGAACCGGCGCTTCGCATTTCTGCTATGTCGTCCGAAAGGCGCCGAAATCCCGGTTCGTTGGTTTCGGGCTACAGGTCGACAACAGGGCCGATCTTGATGCACTTGCAAAAGTGCCTGGCGCCTCCGAGGTCGAGCGGTCGCCCTTGCCCGGCGGCGGCTATTCCGTACGGTTGACCGACCCCTCCGGCTTTCGCGTCGATGCAATATGCGGCCAGGCGCCAGTTTCGACGCTATCCCACCGGCCGCCATTGCCGTTCAACTCCGTGGATGCGGCCGTCCGGATTAACGGGACGCAGCGACCGCCCGAGTGCGCGCCCGAAGTTATCCGGCTCGGGCATGTCGTGCTCGAACTCGCCGATTATCAGGAAACGTGCGCATGGTATACGCAGCATTTCGGCTTCATCCCGAGCGATGTGCAGGTGCTTCCCGATGGCTCACCCGTCGTCGCGTTCATGCGGCTCGATCTGGGTGACAAGCCGGCCGATCACCATACCCTCGCTCTTGCGCAAGGCTTCCTGCCTACCTACAGCCATAGCGCCTACGAAGTCGTTGACGCCGATGCGGTCGGCATGGGCCAGCGCGTCCTGCGCGAGAAGGGCTGGACGCACGCATGGGGGATCGGCCGCCATATTCTGGGCAGTCAGATCTTCGACTACTGGCAAGACCCGTGTGGCGACAAGCATGAGCACTATTGCGACGGTGATCTCTTTACGGCTGATGCGCCGACCGGTGTCCATGCCGTGAGCCGTGAGGCGATGGCGCAATGGGGACCGACAATGCCGCGCAGCTTCACAAAGCCCAAATTCACGCCCGTGAGCATCGTGACGCTCTTCAGGAACCTGCGCCGCAGCCCCGATCTGACGCTGAGCAAGCTGCGGACGCTGGCAAAGCTTTTTGCCTGA
- a CDS encoding fumarylacetoacetate hydrolase family protein produces the protein MALHVLHYLHQDRAQWGVVANGAITPIPGEFKSTSEFIEANPVERLLVLSGPTILESEVQWLSPVTVNQQFICQGANYRQHMIESGMDPDVKKFNMIFTKATSCIVAADSPVVKPNEVQFLDYEIELGLVLKRNITSRETVTEENLHDYIAGAVIVNDYSARDIQIPQMQFYKGKSYRTFGPVGPYLCLLEKRDISKLKELVLTLTVNGAVRQNDSTAGLVYGPAETLTELSGVHDLRAGDLLATGTPSGCALSIPSPEKMRAAAQLPEAEKWRLFLKMQEERPQYLRVGDIVEAHIVSNDRSINLGVQHNVVVEEAA, from the coding sequence ATGGCACTTCACGTTCTGCATTATTTGCATCAAGACCGCGCCCAGTGGGGCGTGGTCGCTAATGGCGCTATCACGCCGATTCCTGGCGAGTTCAAGTCGACCTCCGAGTTTATCGAGGCCAACCCGGTCGAACGGCTGCTGGTGCTAAGCGGTCCCACGATTCTCGAATCGGAGGTGCAATGGTTGTCGCCCGTGACCGTCAATCAGCAGTTCATCTGCCAGGGCGCGAATTATCGCCAGCATATGATCGAGTCCGGAATGGACCCGGATGTGAAGAAATTCAACATGATCTTCACGAAGGCGACGAGCTGCATCGTTGCGGCCGACTCGCCCGTGGTTAAGCCAAACGAAGTGCAGTTCCTTGACTACGAGATCGAACTCGGTCTCGTCCTCAAACGCAACATTACGTCGCGCGAAACGGTCACTGAGGAAAACCTGCATGACTACATCGCCGGCGCCGTGATCGTCAACGACTATTCCGCGCGCGACATCCAGATTCCGCAAATGCAGTTCTACAAGGGCAAGAGCTATCGCACTTTCGGCCCTGTCGGCCCTTACCTGTGCCTCCTGGAGAAACGGGATATTTCAAAGCTGAAGGAGCTCGTGCTGACGCTGACGGTGAACGGAGCTGTCCGCCAGAATGACTCCACGGCGGGCCTCGTCTACGGCCCGGCAGAGACCTTAACAGAGCTTTCAGGCGTACACGACCTGCGCGCCGGGGACCTGCTCGCCACCGGCACGCCCTCCGGTTGTGCCCTGAGCATTCCGTCACCGGAAAAGATGCGCGCCGCGGCGCAGCTGCCTGAAGCGGAAAAATGGCGTCTGTTCCTGAAGATGCAGGAGGAAAGGCCACAGTACCTGCGCGTGGGTGACATCGTGGAGGCGCATATCGTCAGCAATGACCGCTCGATCAATCTGGGCGTACAGCATAACGTCGTTGTAGAAGAGGCGGCATGA
- a CDS encoding acyl-CoA synthetase, protein MKGVANIDDVLAIETQGQPADLPSSTYEMICRGAAINPMAPALSFFATADDHRNAECWTYSELVRDVTRTANMFSHLGVQRDSVVAYVLPNLPETHFVIWGGEAAGIVCAINPLLEGEAIGELLNASGASVLVTLAPFPGTDLWQKVQSVLRKVPCLQHLVLVNPADRVPGEKGFEARMLQRGECSKLHGPGGIHSAVPAHVGIHDFSTAIAKESGVALSSTRRMSIDDVSSFFCTGGTTGLPKIAIRQHGNEVANAWNAGQFFGESIGPGKTIFCGLPLFHVNAVIVTGLLAFSRGAHVVLGTPQGYRGEGVVKRFWEIVEHYRINFFSGVPTLYGSLLDVPVGERDISSLEYGLCGAAPMPVELLRTFQDRTGIRILEGYGLTEGTCVSSVNPPLGERKVGSIGLRLPGQAMKAVVVDESGRYVRDCVADEVGQLVISGPNVFAGYTRPEQNSGIWMEGSDGGRWLNTGDLGRCDHDGYFWLTGRKKELIIRGGHNIDPAAIEEPLHRHPAVQIAAAVGRPDMHAGELPVAYVQLKPGTTATEEELAEFLRREINERAALPKGIRIVDAMPLTGVGKIFKPALKRSETTDALRSALVEAGVEHAAVSLVDDTSRGLLLHVELADPAFEALATSALGRFPFAFSISVVARPSRAEQPTGTDATATDTQGSPT, encoded by the coding sequence ATGAAAGGCGTCGCAAATATAGACGATGTCCTTGCCATCGAAACGCAGGGACAACCGGCGGATCTTCCGTCGAGTACCTACGAGATGATCTGTCGGGGCGCAGCCATCAATCCAATGGCACCCGCGCTTTCGTTCTTTGCAACGGCCGACGACCATCGGAACGCTGAGTGCTGGACGTATAGCGAACTCGTGCGTGATGTCACGCGAACCGCGAATATGTTTTCGCACCTGGGGGTACAGCGCGACTCGGTGGTCGCGTACGTTCTGCCCAACCTCCCTGAAACGCACTTTGTGATCTGGGGCGGGGAAGCCGCCGGGATTGTCTGCGCGATCAATCCGCTGCTTGAAGGCGAAGCCATCGGCGAATTGCTCAACGCCTCAGGTGCGAGCGTGCTCGTCACCCTGGCGCCGTTTCCCGGAACCGACCTTTGGCAGAAGGTGCAATCGGTGCTGCGCAAGGTCCCTTGCCTGCAGCATCTCGTGCTCGTGAATCCGGCCGACCGCGTGCCGGGTGAAAAAGGCTTCGAGGCCCGGATGCTCCAACGCGGCGAGTGTTCAAAACTGCATGGACCTGGCGGCATTCACAGTGCCGTTCCTGCGCATGTTGGCATCCACGATTTCAGCACTGCAATCGCGAAAGAGTCGGGGGTAGCGCTCAGCAGCACGCGTCGGATGAGTATTGATGATGTGTCGTCCTTCTTCTGCACGGGCGGCACCACCGGACTGCCGAAGATTGCGATTCGCCAGCACGGCAACGAGGTGGCCAATGCGTGGAACGCGGGTCAATTCTTCGGCGAAAGCATTGGTCCGGGGAAAACGATTTTTTGCGGACTGCCGCTTTTCCACGTCAACGCCGTGATCGTGACAGGTCTGCTGGCGTTCTCGCGTGGTGCCCACGTCGTGCTCGGCACACCACAAGGTTATCGGGGCGAGGGCGTTGTAAAACGTTTCTGGGAAATTGTCGAGCATTACCGCATCAATTTCTTCAGCGGTGTTCCGACACTCTACGGATCGCTGCTGGACGTTCCGGTTGGCGAGCGCGATATCAGTTCTCTCGAGTATGGCCTGTGCGGCGCCGCCCCCATGCCGGTGGAATTACTTCGCACGTTCCAGGATCGTACAGGAATCAGAATCCTCGAGGGCTACGGCCTCACGGAAGGGACTTGCGTTAGCAGTGTTAACCCACCGCTTGGCGAGCGCAAGGTCGGTTCGATTGGTCTCCGTCTGCCTGGTCAGGCAATGAAAGCTGTGGTGGTCGATGAAAGCGGCCGGTATGTACGGGACTGCGTCGCGGATGAGGTCGGCCAATTGGTTATTTCCGGGCCAAACGTGTTCGCTGGCTATACCCGGCCGGAGCAGAACAGCGGCATCTGGATGGAAGGCAGCGACGGCGGGCGCTGGCTCAATACCGGAGATCTTGGACGCTGCGACCACGACGGCTACTTCTGGCTCACCGGCCGGAAGAAGGAGCTGATTATCCGGGGCGGACACAACATCGACCCTGCGGCAATCGAAGAACCACTGCATCGCCATCCCGCAGTCCAGATTGCTGCAGCTGTGGGGCGCCCCGATATGCACGCGGGCGAGTTGCCGGTTGCCTATGTCCAGCTAAAGCCGGGCACAACGGCAACCGAAGAGGAACTGGCCGAGTTTCTGCGTCGCGAGATCAACGAACGCGCCGCGTTGCCAAAGGGGATACGGATCGTAGACGCGATGCCGCTGACGGGTGTGGGCAAGATCTTTAAGCCGGCGCTGAAACGGTCCGAAACGACAGACGCCCTACGGTCGGCACTCGTGGAGGCTGGCGTTGAGCATGCAGCCGTTAGCCTTGTTGACGACACCTCGCGCGGATTGTTACTCCACGTCGAACTTGCCGACCCCGCGTTCGAGGCACTGGCGACTTCCGCGCTCGGGCGCTTTCCGTTCGCATTTTCGATCTCGGTCGTCGCGAGGCCGTCACGGGCGGAGCAACCGACGGGGACAGACGCAACAGCGACAGATACGCAGGGCAGCCCAACGTGA
- a CDS encoding OmpW/AlkL family protein encodes MAACICSAALIDNANAQSAGSITLATGWLHIAPQGDATPLTVESIGGVAVNQQLSGSGAHASSTDTVGITTEYYVTDNIGVAMLFGLPMKVNLVGDGTLHKYGNLGTTKPMPPAIELRYHLFSAESKFRPFIGLGVNYTWFTQVRTTNSQFVTDSLGPGGSARATLSSSWNPVFEVGANYAITKHWSVGTSLGYVPVKTHLTLYGQTATGTQIVSKSTLRLNPLNVFLNVAYTF; translated from the coding sequence ATGGCGGCTTGCATCTGCTCGGCTGCGCTTATCGACAATGCCAATGCGCAGTCAGCCGGAAGCATAACGCTGGCGACAGGATGGCTTCACATTGCACCACAGGGCGACGCAACGCCACTAACCGTGGAAAGCATTGGCGGCGTGGCGGTGAATCAGCAGCTATCTGGTAGCGGAGCGCATGCGAGCTCAACGGATACGGTGGGAATTACCACCGAGTACTACGTCACGGACAACATTGGTGTCGCCATGCTTTTTGGACTACCGATGAAGGTGAATCTGGTTGGCGACGGGACGCTACATAAGTATGGCAACCTCGGCACGACAAAGCCGATGCCGCCCGCCATCGAACTTCGATACCACCTGTTTTCAGCCGAATCGAAATTCCGTCCGTTCATAGGGCTCGGCGTGAACTATACGTGGTTCACCCAGGTTCGGACAACCAATAGCCAGTTTGTCACTGATAGCCTTGGTCCAGGCGGCTCGGCACGTGCGACACTCAGTTCATCGTGGAATCCTGTATTCGAGGTCGGGGCAAATTACGCGATTACAAAACACTGGTCGGTCGGAACCTCTCTCGGCTACGTTCCGGTGAAGACCCACCTTACGTTATACGGGCAGACCGCAACGGGAACGCAGATCGTTTCCAAATCGACGCTCCGACTCAATCCCCTTAACGTCTTCCTGAACGTCGCCTATACCTTCTAG
- a CDS encoding molybdopterin-dependent oxidoreductase, whose amino-acid sequence MKRQVLKTILFALPKVLDMTARRFPAYRDRLKERDLVAWIGLADESIGRVITFRNGRVRSRAGRHRRPDVRMAFKDVATALKFLSPKPDQGEIIHAAKNFKVVTEGEDELLVWLLQTLSMMQTVGLPMGTPMRDGTRRYTTCTNGGPLFVYVKDGRVVRVTPIDLDSTDAPSYVIEARGRRFSPPRRGLVAPHALTLKSLVYSDKRILHPMKRVDFDPDGERNPQNRGKSGYVRISWDEALDILTREINRQKRVHGPGSITFPLSSHHQWGNVGYYLSALTRFANLIGFTRVAANPDSWEGWYWGAMHHFGNSMRIGVPSGYGGVEDCLKESDMIVFWSCDPESTNGAYAGFEGTPRRLWAKELGIEFVHIDPHCNPTAQLLGGRWIPVRPQTDAALATAIMYVWAVEDLYDKDYIAARTTGFDEWRAYLLGETDGVPKTPEWQESETGVPAKDARALARRWGNRKVHLAVGMTGAGFGGAGRGATGAQWARCMIMMMAMQGWGKPGVNFGCLEVGVPHDLHFYFPGYADGGISGDLAWTANAVNNYQRMPHILTMNPVKQMVPRQQLPDAIINGHATGYLWDGISQEAQFAPFSYPMPGYSPIHMIYRYGGSAFSTVTNSGRWADAYRHPSIEFVVNQSIWMEGEAQFADIILPACTSLERWDIGEWSNSGGYAHHGYGTVNHRVMTLQHKCIEPLGESRSDYDIFTAIMTRLGLGGVFTEGCSELDWVKRVFDSSDLPDHISWREFCRKGYFVVPSEKPELRHPVDMRWFAEGRRKDVQEPHPLPSQFAEKFGTGLQTPSGKLEFVPELLKRHTADNPERPPLNRYIPSWEGLRSDLAQRYPLQLIATHSRYSFHTHCDGKNSSVNSIEDHRALIGGHRFWLLRLSREDATVRGIAHRDLVKVYNDRGAVICAADVSPLVYAGVVKSYEASAEFKLIEIEGERVEIGGCMNMLTPDRPQTAGTSSMSPNSCLVQVEKWRSAEAFKLGRAA is encoded by the coding sequence ATGAAACGACAGGTCCTCAAGACCATTCTTTTTGCCTTGCCCAAGGTCCTTGACATGACGGCACGCCGCTTTCCCGCCTATCGTGATCGCCTGAAGGAGCGCGATCTCGTCGCCTGGATCGGACTCGCGGATGAAAGCATCGGCCGTGTCATCACGTTCAGGAACGGGCGCGTTCGGTCGCGCGCCGGCAGGCATCGGCGGCCCGACGTGCGCATGGCCTTCAAGGATGTGGCCACCGCCCTGAAGTTCCTTTCGCCCAAGCCGGATCAGGGCGAAATCATCCATGCCGCCAAGAACTTCAAGGTGGTCACTGAGGGCGAGGACGAACTCCTGGTGTGGCTGTTGCAAACCCTGAGCATGATGCAGACCGTCGGCCTGCCGATGGGCACACCCATGCGCGATGGCACCCGCCGCTACACTACCTGCACCAACGGCGGCCCGCTGTTCGTCTACGTCAAGGATGGTCGCGTCGTTCGGGTGACACCCATCGATCTGGACAGCACGGATGCGCCAAGTTACGTGATCGAGGCGCGCGGACGCCGCTTCAGCCCGCCACGGCGTGGATTGGTCGCGCCCCATGCCTTGACGCTCAAGTCGCTCGTTTACTCCGACAAGCGCATCCTTCATCCCATGAAGCGGGTCGATTTCGACCCTGACGGTGAACGCAATCCCCAGAACCGGGGTAAGTCTGGCTATGTGCGCATCAGCTGGGACGAGGCCCTGGATATTCTCACCAGGGAAATCAACCGGCAGAAGCGTGTTCACGGTCCTGGTTCCATTACCTTTCCCCTGTCGTCCCACCACCAGTGGGGCAATGTGGGCTACTACCTCAGCGCGCTGACGCGCTTTGCCAACCTGATCGGCTTCACCCGAGTCGCTGCAAATCCAGACAGCTGGGAAGGCTGGTACTGGGGCGCCATGCATCATTTCGGCAACTCAATGCGCATCGGCGTGCCGTCCGGCTACGGCGGCGTCGAGGATTGCCTCAAGGAGTCCGACATGATCGTCTTCTGGTCCTGCGACCCCGAAAGCACCAACGGGGCCTATGCGGGATTCGAGGGGACGCCGCGGCGCCTGTGGGCCAAGGAACTCGGCATCGAGTTCGTTCATATCGACCCGCACTGCAACCCCACTGCCCAATTGCTGGGCGGGCGCTGGATTCCGGTTCGACCGCAAACCGACGCTGCGCTCGCCACCGCCATCATGTATGTGTGGGCCGTGGAGGACCTGTACGACAAGGATTACATCGCCGCCCGCACGACCGGATTCGACGAGTGGAGGGCCTATCTTCTCGGCGAAACCGACGGCGTTCCCAAGACTCCCGAGTGGCAGGAGAGCGAGACCGGCGTGCCGGCCAAGGACGCTCGCGCGCTTGCGCGCCGATGGGGGAACAGGAAGGTCCATCTGGCCGTTGGGATGACCGGCGCGGGATTCGGTGGCGCGGGCCGCGGCGCGACTGGAGCACAATGGGCGCGCTGCATGATCATGATGATGGCGATGCAGGGCTGGGGTAAGCCGGGGGTCAATTTCGGCTGCCTTGAAGTCGGTGTCCCCCATGATCTCCATTTCTATTTCCCCGGCTACGCGGACGGCGGTATTTCCGGCGACCTGGCGTGGACCGCAAATGCGGTGAACAATTACCAGCGCATGCCGCACATCCTGACCATGAATCCGGTCAAGCAAATGGTCCCGCGCCAGCAACTGCCCGACGCCATCATCAACGGCCATGCCACGGGCTACCTCTGGGACGGCATCTCGCAGGAAGCCCAGTTCGCGCCGTTCAGCTACCCCATGCCCGGGTATTCGCCGATCCACATGATCTATCGTTACGGCGGGTCCGCCTTCAGCACGGTGACGAATTCCGGACGCTGGGCCGACGCCTACCGGCACCCCAGCATCGAGTTCGTGGTCAACCAGTCGATCTGGATGGAAGGCGAGGCCCAGTTTGCGGACATCATCCTGCCTGCATGCACTTCGCTGGAGCGCTGGGACATCGGCGAATGGTCGAATTCCGGCGGCTACGCCCACCATGGGTATGGCACGGTCAATCATCGCGTGATGACGCTGCAGCACAAGTGCATCGAACCTTTGGGCGAGTCCCGTTCCGACTACGACATCTTCACCGCGATCATGACCAGGCTGGGCTTGGGCGGGGTGTTTACCGAGGGATGCAGCGAGCTTGACTGGGTCAAGCGGGTCTTCGACTCGTCGGATCTGCCCGATCACATCTCGTGGCGTGAGTTTTGCCGTAAAGGCTATTTTGTCGTGCCATCCGAAAAGCCTGAGTTGCGCCATCCGGTGGACATGCGTTGGTTCGCGGAGGGCCGGCGGAAAGACGTTCAGGAACCACATCCGCTGCCGTCCCAGTTCGCCGAAAAATTTGGCACAGGACTGCAGACGCCGAGCGGCAAGCTGGAGTTCGTGCCGGAGTTGCTGAAGCGGCATACTGCGGACAATCCCGAGCGGCCGCCGCTCAACCGATATATCCCCTCCTGGGAGGGGCTGCGCTCGGACCTGGCTCAGCGTTATCCGCTGCAGTTGATTGCCACTCACAGCCGTTACAGCTTCCATACCCATTGCGACGGCAAGAATTCCTCTGTTAACAGCATCGAGGACCATCGCGCGCTGATCGGCGGCCACCGCTTCTGGCTGCTGAGGCTTAGTCGGGAAGATGCGACCGTGCGGGGCATTGCCCATCGCGACCTCGTGAAGGTTTACAACGACCGGGGCGCGGTGATCTGCGCAGCCGACGTCTCGCCGCTGGTCTACGCGGGAGTGGTCAAGTCGTATGAGGCGAGCGCCGAATTCAAACTGATTGAAATCGAAGGCGAACGCGTCGAAATCGGCGGTTGCATGAACATGCTGACCCCTGACCGGCCTCAAACCGCCGGCACCAGCAGCATGAGCCCCAACTCCTGCCTGGTGCAGGTCGAAAAGTGGAGAAGTGCCGAGGCGTTCAAGCTCGGTCGCGCGGCGTGA